Within the Streptomyces sp. T12 genome, the region GACATCGATGACCTTGACGTTTCTACGAGGAGACTGGCGTGACAGCAGAACTCAATTCCACCCCCGACAAGAAGGTCCGTGTCACCGTCGATCTCCCACCCGCCGACCACCAGGCGCTCAAACGCTGGTGCAACACCGCGGCTCTCGACCTCGACCTCACCAGAGTTGCCCTCGCCCAGGTCCTGGGTGCCCTTGCCGCGGAACTGACCGCCGATCCTGCGGACCGCCTCGTAGGCCTCGACGACCGCCTCCGCGCTCGGCTCACGGGCGTGGACGATCCCGAGGTCGCCTTCACGACCGCGATCCCGAAGAGCCTCCAGCAGCAGCTCAAGCTCGCATCCGTGGTCCACAACACCACCATCAAGGCCGCCGTGACCGATGCAGTACGTATGTGGCTCGCCCAGCACCCACTGCGTCAACAGTCCGTCCTTGACGCTGCCCTGGAGCTCGCCGCGCGCGGTCTCGGAGACGACCTGGCGGGCGAGGGTGACACGCTGAAGCCGTGAGCGGCATCAGGCGCACGCAAGTCCGGACTTGCGGTGGTGGCTTGAGTTTTACGTGCCACGGGCTGTGAGTTCCCGCCATCGGCTGGCCAGCAGGCCGAAGAGAAGGGTGTCCGTCCACTCGCCGGTGTTGATGTTCCGGGTGAACTCGGGGCGCTGGCCCTCGAGCTGGAAGCCTGCGCGTTCCAAGAGGCGGGCCGAGGGACTGTTGCGGGTGTCGCAATCGGCGGAGACGCGGTGGAGCCCCTTGGTGAACAGGTACTCGAGGATGGCCTGCACGGCCTCGAGGGCGTATCCCCTGCGGTGGAGATCCGGCCTGAGGGTGATGCCCAGCTCGGCCTGCATTCGGTTGCCATGAAGGAGCACGCCGAGGTCACCGGCGAGGCTGTGGTCGGCCTTGAGGTCGATGGCGTACTGGAACCATCCGGGCTGTTCAGGGTCCTGTTTGCTGTACTTCCGGACCTGGTCCGTGGCGGCCTCGGGGGTGAGAGGGGAGGGCCACGCTTGGTAGCGGGCGATGTCCCGGTCATTGCGGTAGGCCGCGAGCGGAGCTGCGTCGGCGAGCTGGAATCGGCGCAGGATCAGGCGTTCAGTCTCGATCATCAGGGCAGCCTGGCACGGCACGATGGAGCGCTTACGGCTGTTTCCGGGATTCGAATGATCCTGCAGGCACGGCTATCAGGCCGACAAGCGAACCAGGAGGTTGGCTGCGGGTGCATCTTGCCTGTGCTCCCGCAACTCGGGATCATGATCTCCTGGTTAAGCCGACAGCAGGTCTAGGGGGCTCTCAGGGATGTCGACACCACCGCGCCGGGATCTGGGCACCCGGGCCGCCGATGTGCTCTCGTCACAGACCCTCAACGCTCTGATCGGCATCATCGGCCTCGCCGTGCCCGCTGTCGCGTGGGCGATGCAGCAGAAGAACCTGACGAACATCCTGCTGATCGTCGAGACGGTCCTGCTGCTCCTCATGATCGCGAACCACATGTGGTTACGGCGTATCTACATCCAACTGCGCCGCGCCAACGACCGGGACATGGCCGATGCGAAGTACTTCGCGCTGATCCGGGCGCAACTCGAGCAGGAGCTGATCGCCGACTTCGGCGAGATAGCCGACGGGCATCTGCAGGTCTACGCCTCCGAGGTGCCGCGGCTGTCGGTCATGCTGTTCCGCGTCTTGATCGCGTCCGGCTCCGAGCCCAAGCGTGTCCTGGCCGCCGACCTGACCACCAATCCCAATCTGCTCACGGCGCGCCGCGAGTACCTGACTGTGAACCGGCAGCTGATCGAGGCCGGCGGCAGCATCCAGCGCCTGTTCATCTGCTGGGCCGATGACCTGGCCAAGGAGGGCTTCGCCCGCTCACTGCTGGAGCTCATCGACCACCACCGGTCCCTGGGCGTGCAGTGCGCCCTGGCGGTGCGCGACCGGCTGCGAGCCGACCAGGCCATCGACTTCGTCGTCGTCTCCAACGCCGCTGTCCTGGTGGAGGAGGAGCAGGGGGATGCCGAGTACATCCGCGGCCGCTCGTCGGTGTACTTCAAGTCGGTGGAGCGGTGGGCGGGCCGGTTTGAGTCGACCTGGGGCCACGGCTCGACCTCCGCACCGTTCGCGCTGAGCACCTTCGAGGCCCGCGTCCGGCCCATGCTGGCGGGAGCGGGCTGGGATGAGGACGCTGTCCGGGCCACGATCGCCCAGCTGTGATTGCCGATCGCCCGCGCCCGCGCCTGTGCCTGTGCCTGCGGCGCGGGCGGACTGTGGCCGCCGCCTAGACTGGCCTGGTCAGGCTGGTCCCGGCTGGGAGGGCCGGTAGCGAACGACGGACGGACACGATGGCGCTCTCGATCACCAAGACACACGGCTCCCTGAACGACATCCTCGTCATCGACGGCGCCCCCACCGACCACTTCGCTGAGTCTGACATCGCCCGCGCCGTCGGGCTGATGTGCGATCGCCGCCGCGGACTCGGCGGCGACGGCGTGTACTTCGTCGCCGACCACGGCGACGGAACGGCGCAGGCCTGGTTCTACAACCCCGACGGCTCCGAGGCGCTGCTATGCGGCAACGGCATGCGCGGCGCCGGCCGCCTCCTGCTCGACCGCCACCAGGCCGAGAGTGTGGTGCTCCACACCGGCCCGTACGCCTTCACGGTGCGCGATGCCGGCACCACCTCGCACGGCGTGCGCCAGGTCGCCGTCGACCTGCCCGCCGTCGACTTCACCCCCGCCGACCCGATCGTGGCCCAGGCCGAGGGTTCCTTCGTCGACCAGCTCCTGCCAGCCTTTCACCCCTCCCGCCCCGTCACGGCGCTCGCGGTACCCAACTCGCACCTGGTCTGCGTGGTCGACACCTACGACGAGGCCGAGCTGGTGGCCACCGGCACCCGGGTGGCCACCACGCCGGACGTCTTCCCGATCGGCGCGAACGTCTCCTTCGTCCTGCCGCTCGCGCCCGCCGAGGTGTTCATCCGCACATTCGAGCGGGGCGCGGGCCTGACCCTGTCATGCGGCTCGGGCGTGGCTGCCTCCCGTGCAGTGCTCTCCTGCCTGGGACAGGTGGCCCCGGAACAGCCGGTGGTGATCCGCAACCCGGGCGGGATTGCCCGCAGCTGGCTGCAGCAGCATGGCGACGTCTGGCGGCCGGTCCTGGAAGGCAACGCCACCAAGGTCTACTCCGCGCAGATCGACCCGCAGGCGCTGCTCGGCGATGACCCCGTTGAGTATGCAGGTGAGGCCTATCTCGACGAAGTTAATGCATTCGCCGCTCTGAACAGCGAGAATCGCAAGGTACTGCAGGAAGCCGGGATCAGCCTGACCGACGTGTAGCCCCAGTGGCCCGCCCCGTATGCGGGCTTGTGCCGCGGCTGCGCCGGATCTGGCCGGGCCCCGGCACAAGGACCCGTGAAGGGGACGGTCTTGGTCACGTACCTGGGGATCATCGCCGCCGGTATGGCGGTGCGGCAGGCGGACCGCTGGTGGTTCAGCCCGCGCCGCGGCCGCCACCAGTTAGCGTCACTGCGCGACGTCATGGCGCTGCAGCGCGCCCGCGCAAACAACATAACCCCCGCTTTGCTGTTGGTCGGCCACTGGATCGAGCTCATCGGCTGGTGCCTGATCGCAGCCCATGGCGGCCCCGTCGGGTGGCTCGCCGGTGCAGCCGCCGGAGCGGTGAAGTTCCGCCACCTTCAGGAGGTAAGCCACTTCGCTGTGCATGGCGTCCTGACCCGCAGCCCGCGCGCGGCCATGATGCTCGCCGAGGCGGCCGTCCACATCCCGCTCGGCTTCGTGCCGGTCCCGGTCCGCCGACAGCGTCACGTCCGCGAGCACCACCCCAACGCCACCGTGATCGGAGCCGACCCCAACCTGCAGGAGCTGCACGACGCAGGCCTGCGCACCGGGGTCACCCGGACCCGCTTCGTGCTGGCCCTGGTCTTCCCGCTCACCCCGGCCGGCCTGGCCGCGACGCTGCGAGGCATCGCCGACAACCTGCGCACCAGTAGCGCGTGCTGGTGGCGCTTGGCCGGCTTCGCGGCCGTGCCTCTTGTCATCACCGCAGTCTTCGGCTGGCAGGCGGCGCTGTTTGTGTTCCTCCTGCCTCGCCTGCTGCTGTATCCGCAGCTGGCCTGGATGTCGCTGCTCGTCGAGCACCGCTGGTGGGACGCCGACACCGTCGAGGGGCCTCCGGCCTTGGTCGAAGCCGCCCGGTGCCTGCGCCTGTACCCCCGCAACCCGGTGCTCGCCCTGCTCGCCCGGGGCACTTGGCTGCCGTACGGCGACCTTTACCACTACGCCCACTCCGCCCACCCGGCGGTGCGCTGGAACTACCTGCCCGCCCTGGAGAGGGACATCCTCGGCATCCCCGCCTACACCCCGGACGCCCTGCTCCTCGGCGACAGTGCGGTTGCACGCCGGCACTTCAGGGCGCTGACCGGGATGCTCGCCTCCCCGCCCGGTCTGCAGAACGGGCGGCTGGGGCAGCGGGAGCGGCAGCCGGTGTCCTGAGCTGCTCCCCTTGGCGTCACGCTGCCCGCGCGACGATGTGCCCTTCGCAGCCTGGATGCGGAGGGCACATGCCTTTTATTGGGGAGCGGGGATGCCGATCTCGTAGGCGACTTCCCACCGCACGTCGGGCACGACGATGTCGGCGGTCTCCACGGCGCGGCCGCCGGTGTCGTAGTAGGTGCGCTCGATGATGAGGACCAAGTCGCCGAGGCTGATGCCGAGGACGTTGGCCTGGGCCTGGGTCGCGCGGGCGGGGCGGGGGACTTCGAGCGCGGTGTCGACGGTGATCCCGATGGAGCGCATCCGCTCGACGACGCCCTTGCCGGCCAGCGGCCCCATCTCGGGCAGCACGATGGGGGTCTCGCCGGTGATGGCCATCGGCTCCCAGCTGACCGAGGTCTGCACCGGCTGGCCGTCGGCCAGGTACTCGTAATGGGTACGCACGCACAGATCGCCCGGGGTGATGCCCAACCGCTGGGCGATGTGGTCCGGCGCGGGCGTACGGGCCTGCGAATGGGACTCCCACGTGCCGGCGGAGCCGAGCTCCGCCATATCCGCCCTGAACGGGGCGCCTCCGCGCTGTTCACCCTGGCGGGTGCGGACCATACGGCGGCGCTCGCGCGGCGTGCGGACATAAGTGCCGGACCCTGCGCGGCCCTCTAGCACCCCTTCGATGATCAGACGCTCTTGGGCCTTCTGCAGCACGTTGGCGCCGACACCGTAGGCGGCGGCCAACTGGGCGCGGCTGGGCAGCTTCTCGCCGACCTCCCACTCTCCGGCGGCGATGCGGCGGCGCAGGTCATCGGCGACGCGCAGGTACGGCGGCGACTCGAGACCCATGCGTGGACTCCGTACGGCTCTGCAGCGGGCGGGGCGCGGGAGCGAGGCATGCATCCCGATTGACAAGTTAATGCATCAGAAAGAAACTGATGCATTAGAACTACTTTGCGTAATTCTCGTGTGGGGGAAATCTGTGAGCTCGCCGCATACCCGGGCCACCGAGCTCGCCTCCCTACTCGCACACGCGCTCGCTACGACACCCCACCAGGACGTATCGGAGCACCGGATCCGCATCGAAGCCGAGGTGCCCGACGGGCTGGACGAGACGCTCCGCCGCACGATGCTCACATCGCTCAACTCCACCGCGGACCGCTTCGGACATGAGCTGAAGGACGGCAGATCGATCATCTGGGCCGAACTCGATCGAGAGAACCCGCAGTAATCAACTGAACCTTCCAAACAGACCCGCGATGGACTCCGAGAGCCCACGTCATCCCTCCCCGCCCCGGGGCGTACGTCCTGATCGGTCCTCCGCGTGTGGTCACCGGCGCGGACACCCAGGTAGCCGCACGACTGCTGGGGGCGAGTAATGACGCCAAGTCGACAGGAAACCCCTGGGAGTTGAGGGAGGATCAAGGAAAGGGACAGCTGATCAGAGGGCGAGCAGCAGCGGGGAGGAGTTCGTGACGCAGCCGCGGAAGGCGAAGTCGGGGAAGAAGCGCGGAGTACGCATCCCGGAGATCGAGGATGACCGGGGCGACCCCTACGGCCCGTCCGAGATCGACCGCCAGCCGCACCCGCGGTACGTGCCCCCGCTGAAGTGCGGCGGGTGCGGAAGCAGGGTGGGCGCCCGGCACGGCAACGCCGACGACCCTGATGGCCGCACCTCCCACTACTTCAAGATCGACCCGCACAAGCCGAACTGCAAGTACGACCTCGACCAGCGCGGCAAGCATCTGGTGGACTCCTCCCAGGGCACCGTGGTGCGCCGCCCCGGCCAGTGGCGGCTGATCTGCCCGCCGCTGGACCAACTGGGCACCGGCGGCAGCACGAAACAGCCGGCCACCCCGGCCCGGCCCGGTCGCGCGCGTGGTGGAGGAGGCCCGCGTCCCACCAGCAAGCAGACCGGACAGGCGATCGCCTCCGCCCGCCGCATCGTGCAGATCCTCAACGACTTCCGCCAGGACCCCGACGTCGCCGCCCAGTTCGCCGCCATCGCCCCGAACGGGCAGCGCAACATCCCCTGGAGCGAGTTCTGCCACGGTCGCGGCGACGTGGACGCACTCGCCCAGGCGCTCATCGACGGCACCGCCCCACCCATCCCGCATGCGGTGTGGGGACCAGCCAGTACCGTTGGTGCCGCCGGCCGCAACAACGACTCCTATGTCGTGATGTACATCGCCCGACAGCCCGTTCACATCGACGGCACCGCCGTGCGCCTGCGCGTCGCCCTGCGCAGCACCACGCCTGAATGGATCGGCGCCACCACCCGCTCGGGCCAGTTCCTCGGATACGGGCACTGGGAGTTGTTCCCCGCCGATCAGGCCCGGGCCCAGCGGCAGGGCTGGATCGAACTGCAACTCTGGGTGAAACAGCCCTGGCAGGTGGCCCGTTGGGACACCGATGGCACCACCGTGGACCTTCCTAAACCCCTGCCCGGCACTCGTCCACGCCGCCCTCCTCGCCGCCCGGTCGAACCACCCTCCATCGCGGCACCATCGGAGCAGACACCGCCGTCGGAACAGACCGGACAGCCAACACCACCAGCAGCCACCCCCACACGTCCCGGCGCCAGCGAGGCCGAGACCGCCCCTGCCGTACGACAGCCCCGACAGCCGAAATCGGAGGCCGCCGCGGCCAGTACAACCGGAGACGACGCGAACACCGCAGCCGCCGAGGAAACCGCCCTGGCCAGCACCGATCGCGAGCCAGCCGCGCCGCCTGCATCGCGAATCCCGCCGATGCCCGCGCAGCGACCGACCCTCGCAGACCGGATCCCACCGCAGCCGGCGCCGACCTGGCCACCCCTGCCGCCTTACCCGCCGCCCGACCCGGGCGAAGGCGGACGACGGGCGGCCCTGCGACGGTGGCTGAAGCGCGCACGCCGACCGTAGAGCCCGGCCCCGCACAGCCCCTCGGCGAAGACAGAACCGGACAGCGAGCCCAGATCAGGGGACAGGAGAAAAGAGTCCCCAACAGGATGCGCTGGCCGAGATACTTCGGGGATGCCGCAGACGGATCTCGAGGGCGCCCGGTCGGCGCTGCGCGCCCATACGCCCACCGCGCTGCTGGGATTGCGGGAAGGCCAGTGGCTGGACGCCAAGGGGGCCCCGTATGAGCTGCGCAACCCCACCTCGGTGGAAGAATTCGCCAAGGACGTCACCGCGTTCGCCAACGGCGGCGGAGGGCTCCTCATTCTCGGGATCACCACGCGACTGGAGCACGGTGAGGAGGTGCTCGATCGGATCGTTTCCGTCGACCGGTCGGCGGTCGATCTCGACCAGGTGCGCAAGCTGCTCCGCGAGCGCGTCACCCCGGCGCCGCGCGGCGTGACCGTCGGCTGGGCCGACGACGGACACTCCTGTGTGGTCTTCATCGACATCCCGCAGCAGGCGCCGGGCACGGTATTCGTTGTCGCCGCCCCAGCCGGCAAGCCGGGCCAGGTCCCTGCGCACACCGTTGCCGTCCCGGTGCGCGATGCGGACGGAACCCACTGGCTGCCCCGCACGGAGATCCAGCGCCTGCTGTCCATGGGGATCGCGGCGCTGGACATGCCCGGCCCCCAGGCCCTGACCGAGCTTGTCCGCCAGGCCGTCGCCGATGCGAATGCGCACACCTCCGTCCCGGAGCTGCGCGTGGGTCAGGGCCTTCCGGCACGCGAGCGGGAGCTGAGTGAGGCCTACGAGCAGCTGCGCCGCGTGGCGGACCTGGGCCGGCCGACCAGCGAGGCGTACGCCCAGGGCGCGGCCGTGGTGCAGCACTTCGCGGACACTGCGGAGTCCAGGCCCGGCTGGGTGCTGTGCCTGGTGGACCGTCAGCCGCCGCTCGCGCTGGCCGAGCCGGTCTGGCAGGCCGTGATGGACGCCGGCCGACGGGACGCGGCAGGCCAGGCGATCCCGGCGGTGGGCTATCCGGCCGTCGACGGTGAGCAACCCGCGGTGCTCGGCCCCGACACCGAGTCCGTGAATCTGGGCGGCGGCAGCTGGGGGCCGGGCCGCCTGGTCCGCTCCGGAAGTGGTCCGTGGCAGTGGGAGCCGCAGATCCGCCTCAGCCTCGACCAGACCGGCGCCGCCCGGAACTGGACGGCCAACCAGCCCGCTCCGCAACTGCGGTTGAGGGCCCTGGTGAACTGGCCCTGGGCCGACGCCGGGGATCTGGAGATCACCCCGCCACGCCGCCGCGAGCTGAGACAGGGCCTCCCGTTCAGCGCGCTCGCCGGCGCGGCAGCGCTCCTGTCGCGCCGCCGGGGCACCGAGCTTCTCGCCGCCCAGTGGCCGCCGGGGCCGCATCGAAACGCACGGGACGCCGCGAGCTACTCGAGCACCGTCACCGCCCCGGACGGCCGCCCAGCACTCACCGCCGCGGTCATGGCGGCCCTGCCCAGCCCCCTACAGGTGCACGTCGTGACGTGCGCCGAGGTGCTGCTTGAGGACGCCGCCGCGTGGAAAGCCGCCCTGCCCGCCGACGCCACGACGCGGCTGTCGCTGGAAGAGGCTCAGGCGCTGCTGCTCGCCGCATGGGAAACCGCAGCCGACCTCCTGCCTGCGGCAACCACCCAGGAACCGGACCACATGCAGTGGGCAGGAGCTCCCACAATCGAGCTGCGCCTGAGCGCCGAAGGACCCCACGGCCAGCCACGGTCCGACCTCGGCACGCTGATCGACCTCAGCCCGCTCGGTCCGACCGACCGCGGCGTGCTCCCCGAGATGGCGGTCACGATCACCGCTGTCCCATCCCTGGAACACAAGGACCGCCGGGCCCTGCTTCGCCGCGCCCTCGTCTACATGGCCCACAGCTTCGGCTTCGTGGAGGCCGACGAGGAGGTGTTGCTGTAAAGAGGCCGACGTCGCTGTCGCAGTCGGCACTGAGGCCCGACTGGGACGGCTTCACCCGGTCAGCCAGCCCACCCCAGATCCACGACCTCGATCCCGTCGAGGTACGCGCAACTGCACCCAGCACCGCGCGCCGAACCGCAACGCCGCGCTCCAGCCGCCCGGCGCCGGCCGCGAACCTGGCCGGACCAGGACTGCAGCGATCACAGCCCGGTCAACGCCGCTTCTACCCGGGCCGCCAGCTCCACTCGGTACATCCCGCACCCCCGTGCCCGTGATCAGCTTGGGAAGTACCGTACGGACCCGACGGCCAGGCCGCGGAAGCCTGTGGATGACTTCGCCAGCCCGGATGCCACGGCACCCGACGGCTCATAGCCTGAGGGTGCTCGGGGCTGTCGCGGAGGTATGGCCATGCCGAGCATCTGGACCGGCGCTATCTCGTTTGGCCTGGTCAGCATCCCTATCGGCGTGGTGAGCGCCACCGAAGACCACAGCGTGCACTTCCGCCGGATCCACCTGGCCGACATGGGCTTGGTCCGCAACCGCTACATCTGCGAGGCCGAAGACCGCGAAGTGACCTATGGCCAGATCGGCAAGGGCTACGAGCTCCCCGACGGACGTGTGATCCCTGTGACGGACGAGGAACTGCGCCGGATGCCGCTGCCGACGGCGCGTGCGATCGAACTCACCGGCTTCGTTTCGGCCGCCTCGATCGACCCGGTACGCATCAGCCAGGGCTACTACCTGCAGCCGCAAGGGCCCGTGGCCGCGAAGCCGTACGTCCTGCTACGCAAAGCCCTGGCACGCACCAGCAAGGTGGGCATCGCGCGGTTCGCATGGCATGACCGCGAACGGCTCGGACTGCTGCGCGTACGAGGCGACGCGATCGTCCTGCACGCAATGCTCTGGCCCGACGAGGTACGCGATCCATCCCAGGTG harbors:
- a CDS encoding GntR family transcriptional regulator, with the translated sequence MGLESPPYLRVADDLRRRIAAGEWEVGEKLPSRAQLAAAYGVGANVLQKAQERLIIEGVLEGRAGSGTYVRTPRERRRMVRTRQGEQRGGAPFRADMAELGSAGTWESHSQARTPAPDHIAQRLGITPGDLCVRTHYEYLADGQPVQTSVSWEPMAITGETPIVLPEMGPLAGKGVVERMRSIGITVDTALEVPRPARATQAQANVLGISLGDLVLIIERTYYDTGGRAVETADIVVPDVRWEVAYEIGIPAPQ
- a CDS encoding fatty acid desaturase — protein: MVTYLGIIAAGMAVRQADRWWFSPRRGRHQLASLRDVMALQRARANNITPALLLVGHWIELIGWCLIAAHGGPVGWLAGAAAGAVKFRHLQEVSHFAVHGVLTRSPRAAMMLAEAAVHIPLGFVPVPVRRQRHVREHHPNATVIGADPNLQELHDAGLRTGVTRTRFVLALVFPLTPAGLAATLRGIADNLRTSSACWWRLAGFAAVPLVITAVFGWQAALFVFLLPRLLLYPQLAWMSLLVEHRWWDADTVEGPPALVEAARCLRLYPRNPVLALLARGTWLPYGDLYHYAHSAHPAVRWNYLPALERDILGIPAYTPDALLLGDSAVARRHFRALTGMLASPPGLQNGRLGQRERQPVS
- the dapF gene encoding diaminopimelate epimerase codes for the protein MALSITKTHGSLNDILVIDGAPTDHFAESDIARAVGLMCDRRRGLGGDGVYFVADHGDGTAQAWFYNPDGSEALLCGNGMRGAGRLLLDRHQAESVVLHTGPYAFTVRDAGTTSHGVRQVAVDLPAVDFTPADPIVAQAEGSFVDQLLPAFHPSRPVTALAVPNSHLVCVVDTYDEAELVATGTRVATTPDVFPIGANVSFVLPLAPAEVFIRTFERGAGLTLSCGSGVAASRAVLSCLGQVAPEQPVVIRNPGGIARSWLQQHGDVWRPVLEGNATKVYSAQIDPQALLGDDPVEYAGEAYLDEVNAFAALNSENRKVLQEAGISLTDV
- a CDS encoding GNAT family N-acetyltransferase, with amino-acid sequence MIETERLILRRFQLADAAPLAAYRNDRDIARYQAWPSPLTPEAATDQVRKYSKQDPEQPGWFQYAIDLKADHSLAGDLGVLLHGNRMQAELGITLRPDLHRRGYALEAVQAILEYLFTKGLHRVSADCDTRNSPSARLLERAGFQLEGQRPEFTRNINTGEWTDTLLFGLLASRWRELTARGT
- a CDS encoding Ku protein yields the protein MPSIWTGAISFGLVSIPIGVVSATEDHSVHFRRIHLADMGLVRNRYICEAEDREVTYGQIGKGYELPDGRVIPVTDEELRRMPLPTARAIELTGFVSAASIDPVRISQGYYLQPQGPVAAKPYVLLRKALARTSKVGIARFAWHDRERLGLLRVRGDAIVLHAMLWPDEVRDPSQVAPKAVQLSDDEIAAAVQLIDAMTREELDQGEFRDHYTEAVREVIDAKREGQAPPEAPAPQTRPVQVMDLMRALQESVAKAKASRGETAAELAEPLRKKTAVKKTAKKAPARKTTKATGRTPRGA